In Silene latifolia isolate original U9 population chromosome 3, ASM4854445v1, whole genome shotgun sequence, a single window of DNA contains:
- the LOC141648477 gene encoding uncharacterized protein LOC141648477, with translation MEDEEDVAMVSPSVEQQQQSLESEPQNELQLNDTVSTAVDSTESLPLTAVHDGERENEVENVERSNLEGVEDVNVTCEVPPLQEVKVSDELEVRDAVMTAGDSPEIPQLEKVIDERESEVQSVEKSKLERDEGVIAVDVAPPLPEVKVSDKLAVSEVVGREIDGENVEESKMKAKSEEDVAPPLPEVKVSDELAVDEVVQGGIDNKGNEESKLESKEEVVVKEAEVPFVASDNLLTEGDESVEGVDRETEVKHVNEPIEENDEQVAKMSGEFVTVTDKMNVRNEGGEDVGKVEDMEVKNEDVIEKDGELDGGEGSLIAKKVEGDEVMKGGEMVEEMAGEEKEAVLCANEVEGDVTLKTEDVAPLSEEVQMADESVEKVEEVVREEKDGVLCSSEVEGDVNLEVGGAPPLNEEVEMVDQLVENKAENDDEEKKLKEKEEDEGAEVEEEVPQEESKVDGADEVMDHSPTIAKKDDLMVDEGTPIAENEMEMEGEGMKSGSGSGGKRKRNAKAGVVKTPSRKVVGEDVCFICLDGGDLVLCDRRGCPKAYHPSCVDHDDEFFKTKGHWYCGWHMCNQCGKNAYFKCCTCQFSLCRACSKDAAFFCVRGNKGFCESCMKTIMVIENSEQNEMGQDAFSDKSSWEYLFKDYWLEQKEKLCITSDELSHAKNPSKVSDKQQPSVEGNNDAGSDSDSFDENSEVNVSKRKKAKKNSKSVDNDSDNSSEKNTGSGKRKSKRRLRSQPKDVNNSDSEHSSPDTSSRRGGKARRLLKSRSKGAQSNVEWASKELMEFIMHMKRGDRSVLTQFDVQGLLLEYIKTNKLRDPRRQSQIICDSMLQKLFHKPRVGHFEMLKLLESHFFLKDADDNQGSVANSETRQLDADDNIDSPHDGSKSRGKKSRKREGRGSQSNLDDYAAIDMHNINLIFLRRNLMDALLENPETFHDKAVGAFVRIRISGSSKNQDIYRLVQITGTSKAAEPYKVGKRTTDIMLEILNLDKTETVSIDTMSNQDFSEDECKRLRQSIKCGLINRMTVGDIIDKARELQEVRVLDWLEAEIVRLSHLRDRASEKGRKKELRECVEKLQLLKTPEERQRKLDEIPEVHADPKMDPSYESEDEIDTTRQESDTRRRETGFSRRGRDDFSSRKGGATTDSWSANARPPSQKWEPNRNSSGKGISGRKEDSVFTSPTRERPWSNGLDRSPRLNSREKAGLTSESTMRVEHSAVRSDMSAADVSQSPRLSTVAAQMDLKGNEAEKIWHYRDPAGKVQGPFSITQLRKWSNTGYFPNDLRVWRISQGENDSILLTDILSGILDKAVPSVNNAPSSIDTSKLSGNARSSGPIRSSFQSSNQQTRGGIERLPSPTPTSPSTPIARSNLSRKSKWDVAGNNEHFAPSGPKQDLSSSSSITNSQRIASQSTVQVGGPPLTVPNSMMNQSNWPHGVSNVSQPVTGQNPSVYNQGWSSNNPNVPTQVAYGQWSTVSVSNQVPSYGHGYAAQGNIAPNMTGMTVPWNGQQQQIVNPNTAWAGQPTVAAAPMGQQAGFMPGGIPSMGWSGAGPNPSAGNTNPGWAAQPGNTGVWGGGQNHNSGGTR, from the exons ATGGAGGACGAAGAGGATGTCGCCATGGTTTCTCCTTCAgtagaacaacaacaacaatcgttAGAATCCGAACCTCAAAACGAATTACAGTTAAACGACACCGTTTCGACCGCCGTAGATTCGACGGAGAGTCTTCCATTAACGGCGGTTCACGACGGGGAGAGAGAAAACGAGGTTGAGAATGTCGAAAGATCGAATTTGGAAGGAGTAGAAGATGTGAATGTTACGTGTGAAGTTCCGCCATTGCAGGAGGTTAAGGTTTCCGACGAATTGGAGGTACGCGATGCCGTTATGACTGCCGGAGATTCGCCGGAGATTCCTCAATTGGAAAAGGTGATAGATGAGAGAGAAAGCGAGGTCCAGAGTGTCGAGAAATCGAAATTGGAGAGAGATGAAGGTGTGATTGCTGTGGATGTAGCTCCGCCATTGCCGGAGGTTAAGGTTTCGGACAAATTGGCGGTTAGTGAGGTTGTGGGGAGGGAAATTGATGGCGAGAATGTTGAGGAATCGAAAATGAAAGCAAAGAGCGAGGAGGATGTAGCCCCGCCATTGCCGGAGGTTAAGGTTTCTGACGAATTAGCAGTTGATGAGGTTGTTCAGGGAGGGATTGATAACAAGGGTAACGAGGAATCGAAACTAGAGAGTAAGGAGGAAGTAGTTGTCAAAGAAGCCGAGGTACCGTTTGTTGCTAGTGATAACTTGTTAACAGAAGGTGATGAGAGTGTTGAAGGTGTAGATAGAGAAACTGAGGTAAAACATGTAAATGAACCAATAGAAGAAAATGATGAACAGGTTGCGAAAATGTCAGGTGAATTTGTGACTGTTACTGATAAGATGAACGTTAGAAATGAGGGGGGCGAGGATGTTGGTAAAGTGGAAGATATGGAAGTGAAAAATGAGGATGTTATTGAGAAAGATGGGGAATTGGATGGAGGAGAAGGTTCGTTAATTGCCAAAAAGGTCGAAGGAGACGAGGTTATGAAAGGTGGGGAGATGGTAGAAGAGATGGCCGGGGAAGAAAAAGAGGCGGTTTTGTGTGCTAATGAGGTTGAAGGAGACGTGACTTTAAAAACTGAGGATGTGGCACCATTGAGTGAGGAGGTACAAATGGCGGATGAATCAGTTGAGAAGGTAGAAGAAGTGGTTAGGGAAGAAAAAGATGGGGTTTTGTGTTCTAGTGAGGTCGAAGGAGATGTGAATTTGGAAGTTGGGGGGGCGCCACCATTGAATGAGGAGGTGGAAATGGTGGACCAGTTAGTTGAGAACAAGGCGGAAAATGATGATGAAGAGAAAAAACTGAAGGAAAAGGAAGAGGATGAAGGAGCCGAGGTGGAAGAAGAGGTGCCACAAGAAGAGAGTAAGGTAGACGGGGCTGATGAGGTAATGGACCATTCACCGACTATTGCGAAAAAAGATGATTTGATGGTGGATGAGGGGACACCAATTGCTGAAAATGAAATGGAAATGGAGGGAGAGGGTATGAAAAGTGGTAGTGGAAGTGGTGGGAAGAGGAAGCGGAATGCGAAGGCTGGAGTTGTGAAAACTCCATCTAGGAAGGTTGTAGGGGAGGATGTTTGCTTCATCTGCCTTGATGGAGGGGACCTTGTATTATGTGATCGTAG AGGCTGCCCCAAGGCTTATCATCCTTCCTGTGTTGATCATGATGACGAGTTTTTCAAAACCAAGGGCCACTGGTACTGTG GTTGGCATATGTGCAACCAGTGTGGAAAGAATGCCTATTTTAAGTGTTGTACCTGTCAGTTCTCCTTGTGCAGAGCCTGCAGTAAGGATGCAGCATTTTTCTGTGTTAGAGGAAACAAAGGATTCTGTGAGTCATGCATGAAAACTATAATGGTGATTGAAAATAGTGAACAAAATGAAATG GGTCAGGATGCTTTTAGTGATAAAAGTAGCTGGGAATATCTGTTCAAGGATTACTGGTTGGAACAAAAGGAGAAGCTATGCATTACCTCTGATGAGCTTTCACATGCAAAAAATCCGTCGAAAGTTTCTGATAAGCAGCAACCATCAGTTGAGGGTAACAACGATGCAGGAAGTGATTCAGATAGTTTCGATGAGAATTCAGAAGTGAATGTTTCAAAAAGGAAGAAGGCAAAGAAAAATTCTAAATCTGTAGACAATGATTCTGATAACTCTTCAGAGAAGAACACTGGCTCTGGGAAACGAAAGTCTAAAAGGAGGTTAAGATCCCAGCCAAAGGATGTTAATAATTCAGATTCAGAACATTCTTCTCCAGATACTAGTAGTAGGAGGGGTGGAAAAGCTAGAAGGTTGTTAAAGTCCCGCTCCAAGGGTGCACAAAGCAATGTGGAGTGGGCATCTAAGGAACTAATGGAATTTATAATGCACATGAAAAGGGGCGACCGATCTGTTTTAACTCAGTTTGATGTACAAGGACTGTTATTAGAATATATTAAAACGAACAAACTTCGTGATCCACGCCGACAGAGCCAGATTATTTGTGATTCTATGCTACAGAAATTATTTCACAAGCCACGAGTTGGTCATTTTGAAATGTTGAAGCTACTTGAATCACACTTCTTTTTAAAGGATGCTGATGATAATCAAGGAAGTGTTGCTAATTCTGAAACGAGGCAACTGGATGCTGATGATAACATTGATTCGCCCCATGATGGCAGCAAAAGTAGGGGGAAAAAATCACGTAAAAGAGAAGGGAGGGGGTCTCAGTCAAACCTTGATGACTATGCTGCTATTGATATGCATAACATTAACCTAATTTTCTTGCGCCGTAACTTGATGGATGCACTTCTGGAAAATCCGGAAACGTTCCATGACAAGGCTGTTGGGGCTTTTGTCAGAATAAGAATTTCTGGCAGCAGCAAAAACCAAGATATTTACAGGCTGGTGCAGATAACTG GTACAAGCAAAGCTGCTGAACCATACAAAGTTGGCAAAAGGACAACGGACATCATGCTGGAGATCTTGAATCTCGATAAGACGGAGACTGTATCAATAGATACAATGTCCAACCAGGACTTTTCTGAG GATGAATGTAAACGATTGCGTCAGTCTATCAAATGTGGACTTATCAACCGGATGACTGTG GGTGATATTATTGATAAAGCTAGGGAACTTCAGGAAGTCAGAGTTCTTGAT TGGCTTGAAGCAGAAATTGTAAGGCTCAGCCATCTCCGTGATCGCGCTAGTGAGAAGGGGCGTAAAAAAGA GCTCAGAGAATGTGTAGAGAAACTGCAGCTTCTGAAGACACCTGAGGAGCGTCAACGGAAGTTGGATGAAATCCCAGAGGTGCATGCAGATCCGAAAATGGATCCAAGTTATGAGTCTGAAGATGAAATTGACACTACGAGACAAG AAAGTGACACAAGGCGAAGAGAAACTGGATTCAGTAGAAGAGGCAGAGATGATTTTTCATCTCGTAAAGGAGGTGCTACTACTGACTCTTGGAGCGCTAACGCAAGACCCCCAAGCCAGAAATGGGAACCAAACAGGAATTCATCTGGCAAGGGTATTTCAGGTAGAAAGGAAGACTCGGTTTTCACTTCACCAACTCGTGAGCGCCCTTGGAGTAACGGGTTAGACAGGTCACCTAGGCTCAACAGTAGGGAAAAGGCAGGGTTGACTTCTGAGTCAACCATGCGAGTTGAACATTCTGCAGTGCGATCAGACATGTCTGCTGCTGACGTGTCACAATCTCCTCGTCTATCTACTGTGGCTGCTCAAATGGATTTAAAAGGCAACGAGGCAGAAAAAATTTGGCATTACCGTGATCCGGCTGGAAAGGTTCAAGGACCCTTCTCTATTACCCAACTTCGTAAATGGAGCAACACCGGGTATTTTCCCAATGATTTGAGAGTATGGAGGATCTCACAAGGCGAGAATGATTCTATCCTTCTGACCGACATATTATCTGGAATACTTGACAAGGCAGTACCTTCTGTAAACAATGCTCCATCTTCAATAGATACCTCTAAGCTCTCTGGAAATGCTCGTAGTTCCGGGCCAATAAGGAGCTCTTTCCAATCATCTAATCAACAAACGCGAGGAGGAATTGAAAGGTTACCTTCTCCTACCCCTACGTCCCCATCTACCCCGATTGCTAGGTCAAATTTATCTCGTAAATCTAAATGGGATGTTGCCGGAAACAATGAACATTTTGCACCTTCTGGACCTAAACAAGACTTGTCTTCAAGTTCAAGTATCACAAATAGCCAGCGAATAGCATCACAGTCAACTGTACAGGTGGGCGGTCCACCATTGACTGTGCCTAACTCCATGATGAACCAGTCAAATTGGCCACACGGGGTGTCAAATGTCAGTCAGCCTGTCACTGGGCAAAATCCTTCGGTCTATAATCAAGGCTGGTCTTCCAACAATCCAAATGTTCCTACACAAGTCGCTTATGGTCAGTGGTCCACTGTTTCTGTAAGTAATCAAGTTCCGTCTTATGGTCATGGATATGCTGCGCAGGGGAATATTGCACCCAACATGACGGGTATGACTGTGCCATGGAACGGTCAACAACAGCAAATAGTAAATCCAAATACAGCATGGGCCGGCCAACCGACAGTCGCAGCAGCACCAATGGGACAACAGGCTGGATTCATGCCCGGTGGAATCCCATCCATGGGGTGGTCAGGTGCAGGTCCTAATCCATCCGCTGGAAACACTAATCCAGGTTGGGCAGCCCAGCCAGGGAACACAGGCGTCTGGGGAGGTGGCCAAAACCACAATTCCGGGGGCACTCGGTGA
- the LOC141648478 gene encoding uncharacterized protein LOC141648478 — protein sequence MSKFSDSFYAWEHPSELRLSGHCCGCGSCLLKEEFVKDDFPEWIKWQHKKEVVLGFFMLDKDLSSSFLGSVEHGGFTLVRLMSSGTIETENYYASWNMVRTAYHEIPPLSKDSLLCHMGDEKYKFTKRFRYVKLEYLFGHLNGNLTRLLFSKFKNSAVIECENKCSNDFREFMSEKLKSFGCAPPILHLSTSDIFSDVNMPTSLYEIASRLMWISLPMSSLEMAFSPYRDGALEFPSIPDQSQAPPFFLKSPSHQFNKRRRKITGGVEFVGPAVPLHALLVLYEISRNGHSFITQLNDYSPETLIARKLKPVMCLAKELGISKDQDKEHTVSLGDDKDDAWVDSSNPGSLYLYEPSAFSTNDSPSLDGEDSQNLLQEHKTLISKVTKLDYLEDSKAPKLFDGLCPVELEFHCDDQAFVGEELKAYQFLKKQFSDWQHGFLPCQKIF from the exons ATGTCAAAATTCTCTGATTCTTTTTATGCATGGGAGCATCCTTCGGAACTTCGATTGTCTGGTCATTGTTGTGGCTGCGGTAGTTGTCTACTAAAGGAAGAGTTTGTCAAGGATGATTTTCCTGAGTGGATTAAATGGCAACATAAGAAGGAAGTGGTTCTTGGTTTTTTCATGCTGGACAAGGATCTCTCGTCCTCATTCTTGGGCTCTGTAGAACACGGAGGCTTTACACTTGTCCGGTTAATGTCCTCTGGGACGATTGAAACCGAGAATTATTATGCCTCCTGGAATATGGTGAGGACAGCTTATCATGAAAttccgccactttccaaagattcTCTGCTGTGCCACATGGGTGATGAGAAATATAAATTTACTAAGAGGTTTAGGTATGTCAAACTTGAGTATCTTTTTGGCCATTTGAATGGTAATCTTACCAGATTATTGTTTTCGAAATTCAAGAACAGTGCTGTGATTGAATGTGAAAACAAATGCTCCAATGACTTTCGTGAATTTATGAGTGAGAAATTGAAGTCGTTTGGATGTGCTCCTCCAATACTGCACCTTTCTACATCTGATATTTTTAGCGATGTTAATATGCCAACTag CTTGTATGAGATTGCTAGTAGGTTAATGTGGATCAGCTTACCTATGAGTAGTTTAGAAATGGCTTTCTCCCCGTATAGAGATGGGGCTTTGGAATTCCCAAGCATTCCGGATCAAAGCCAGGCGCCTCCATTTTTCTTAAAATCGCCATCTCATCAATTTAATAAAAGGCGAAGGAAGATTACAGGTGGAGTTGAATTTGTTGGTCCAGCTGTTCCTCTTCATGCTTTACTTGTTCTGTATGAGATTTCAAGAAATGGTCATTCATTTATCACTCAACTGAATGACTATTCACCAGAAACATTGATTGCTCGTAAATTAAAACCAGTTATGTGTTTAGCCAAGGAACTGGGTATAAGCAAGGATCAGGATAAAGAACATACAGTCTCACTTGGGGACGACAAGGACGATGCCTGGGTTGACTCCTCAAATCCAGGCTCATTATATTTGTATGAGCCTTCAGCATTTTCTACcaatgattccccttctttggatGGAGAAGACTCCCAAAATTTACTTCAAGAACATAAAACATTAATTTCAAAAGTCACCAAATTGGACTATCTGGAAGATTCAAAAGCTCCGAAACTATTTGACGGCCTGTGTCCAGTGGAATTGGAATTTCATTGTGATGATCAGGCTTTTGTAGGCGAGGAACTGAAAGCATACCAATTTTTAAAGAAACAGTTCTCAGACTGGCAACATGGCTTTCTTCCATGCCAAAAGATTTTCTGA